The following coding sequences are from one Paenibacillus sp. FSL R5-0912 window:
- a CDS encoding cobyrinate a,c-diamide synthase: MKDREPLLQTRPRFVVAGTGSGSGKTTVTLGLMRAFARCGLKVQGYKCGPDYIDPAYHSAVTGRSSRNLDSWMTSGSYLQEYFLTTSEDADLSVIEGVMGLYDGKEDIALTGSTAEIAILTDSPVLLVVDVRSMGRSAAAIVLGFQQLEPQVRIAAVIVNRCGSEGHYRMVRAAIEAACGIPVIGWLPRDSGLDIPERHLGLLPAVERGELEPLFEHAADLLAEGTDLERLLELAAAAPALQYPPEPDAVLQAQGPSLSSPGILEPGMPVVTETETPDSGSLPALEPASQEQPVSAGPPLSSPAARIMPADTSRPAHRPVQPVIAIARDAAFNFYYADNLELLERAGARLAAFSPLSGEGIPPEADGIYIGGGFPEEFAAVIAANSLFLDGVRAAAADGMPLYAECGGYMVLARSLTDRSGAVHKMAGIIPAHSIMQERRAALGYREVTALHDCLLLKQGGRLRGHEFHYSGMSYIPGEDRIYAYESKGRGGSQPEGYISGNIMAAYAHIHLASHFPAAGRMVEACLTYREQKKQAKQRL; this comes from the coding sequence ATGAAGGACCGGGAGCCGTTATTGCAGACACGCCCGCGTTTTGTAGTAGCAGGCACGGGCAGCGGCTCCGGCAAAACAACGGTCACGCTGGGACTGATGCGGGCGTTTGCCCGGTGCGGCTTGAAGGTTCAGGGCTATAAATGCGGGCCTGACTATATCGATCCTGCTTATCATAGTGCAGTTACAGGCCGTTCCTCCCGCAACCTGGACTCTTGGATGACTTCAGGCAGCTATCTGCAGGAGTATTTCCTGACCACCTCGGAGGATGCGGACCTGTCGGTCATTGAAGGCGTAATGGGATTGTATGACGGCAAAGAGGACATTGCACTCACCGGATCAACGGCGGAGATCGCTATCCTGACGGACAGTCCGGTGCTGCTTGTAGTCGATGTCCGCAGCATGGGACGCAGTGCAGCGGCTATTGTGCTGGGCTTTCAGCAGCTGGAGCCGCAGGTGCGGATTGCTGCGGTTATTGTGAACCGCTGCGGCAGTGAGGGCCACTACCGGATGGTCCGGGCAGCGATTGAAGCGGCCTGCGGCATTCCGGTCATCGGCTGGCTGCCGCGCGACAGCGGCCTCGATATCCCGGAGCGGCATCTTGGCCTGCTTCCCGCTGTGGAGCGCGGAGAGCTGGAGCCTTTGTTCGAGCATGCCGCCGATCTGCTGGCGGAGGGCACCGATCTGGAGCGTCTGCTGGAGCTTGCCGCTGCTGCGCCTGCATTGCAGTATCCGCCGGAACCGGATGCGGTGCTGCAGGCGCAAGGGCCCTCGCTTAGCAGCCCGGGTATATTGGAGCCAGGGATGCCGGTGGTTACGGAGACTGAGACTCCGGATTCGGGCAGCCTGCCGGCATTGGAGCCTGCATCACAGGAGCAGCCTGTGTCAGCAGGGCCACCCTTGTCTTCACCGGCAGCCCGGATCATGCCGGCGGATACGAGCAGGCCGGCGCACCGTCCTGTCCAGCCGGTTATTGCCATAGCCCGGGATGCGGCATTCAATTTCTATTATGCCGACAATCTGGAGCTGCTCGAGCGCGCAGGTGCGCGGCTGGCTGCTTTCAGTCCGCTTAGCGGGGAAGGAATCCCGCCGGAGGCCGATGGAATCTATATCGGCGGCGGGTTTCCGGAAGAATTCGCTGCTGTGATTGCAGCGAATTCGCTCTTCCTGGACGGCGTAAGAGCTGCAGCTGCAGACGGAATGCCGCTGTATGCGGAATGCGGCGGCTACATGGTGCTGGCCCGCAGCCTGACCGACCGCTCCGGCGCTGTGCATAAGATGGCCGGGATCATTCCGGCGCACAGCATAATGCAGGAACGCCGCGCCGCGCTCGGGTACCGTGAGGTGACAGCACTTCACGATTGCCTGCTGCTGAAGCAGGGCGGGCGACTGCGCGGCCATGAATTCCATTATTCCGGCATGAGCTATATTCCCGGCGAAGACCGGATTTATGCCTATGAGAGTAAAGGCAGAGGAGGCAGTCAGCCGGAAGGGTATATCAGCGGCAACATTATGGCGGCGTATGCGCATATTCATTTGGCCTCCCATTTCCCGGCAGCCGGACGTATGGTGGAGGCCTGCCTCACTTATCGGGAACAGAAGAAGCAGGCGAAGCAGCGGCTCTAA
- a CDS encoding ROK family protein: protein MKLLGAIEAGGTKFVCGIGNEDGTIIDRVSFPTTTPQETMGLVLEYFSGKDVESIGIGSFGPIDPVIGSPTYGYITTTPKPHWGGYNLVGAVAEQLDVPVGFDTDVNGAALGEYTWGAAQGLDSCLYITVGTGIGAGAVVGGKLIHGLSHPEMGHILVRRHPEDIYEGFCPYHGDCLEGLAAGPAIGKRWGKPAGELPSDHPAWAMEAHYLAHALMNYVLILSPQRIVMGGGVMKQSQLFPLIHTKLQELLGGYVQHPALNAAIGSYIVPPQLGDNAGLSGALGLAKLALDGQ from the coding sequence GTGAAATTGTTGGGAGCGATTGAAGCAGGAGGAACAAAGTTTGTGTGCGGAATCGGAAATGAGGACGGGACGATTATCGACCGGGTGAGCTTTCCGACCACAACCCCTCAAGAAACGATGGGGCTGGTACTAGAATACTTCTCCGGTAAAGATGTGGAGTCCATTGGCATCGGTTCATTCGGACCGATTGACCCGGTGATCGGCAGCCCTACTTACGGATATATTACAACCACACCGAAACCCCACTGGGGTGGATATAATCTGGTAGGAGCCGTGGCGGAGCAACTTGATGTTCCGGTCGGTTTCGATACAGATGTGAACGGAGCCGCCCTGGGCGAGTACACTTGGGGTGCCGCCCAAGGGCTGGATAGCTGCCTCTATATCACAGTAGGCACCGGCATCGGCGCCGGTGCAGTGGTCGGCGGGAAGCTGATCCATGGGCTGTCTCACCCTGAGATGGGACATATTCTGGTCCGCCGCCATCCGGAAGATATCTATGAAGGCTTCTGCCCTTATCATGGCGATTGCCTGGAAGGCCTGGCGGCAGGTCCGGCGATCGGCAAGCGCTGGGGCAAGCCTGCGGGCGAGCTGCCATCGGATCATCCGGCCTGGGCGATGGAGGCCCACTATCTGGCCCATGCCCTGATGAACTATGTGCTGATCCTCTCGCCGCAGAGAATCGTGATGGGCGGCGGCGTGATGAAGCAGAGCCAGCTCTTCCCGCTGATCCATACCAAGCTGCAGGAATTGCTTGGCGGATATGTGCAGCATCCGGCGCTCAATGCAGCGATCGGCAGTTATATCGTCCCTCCTCAGCTCGGGGATAATGCCGGACTCTCGGGTGCGCTTGGTCTTGCGAAGCTGGCGCTTGACGGACAGTAG
- a CDS encoding HRDC domain-containing protein, protein MQIVFMNRLSRMSGVDQEVFAQLWIGEEEGVWRLGWRDFSGEQEMGDSLWYEGGSWNEMLCVYRHELAMKMGDGYRPLIDGVFHEDEHLNSRGQEQLKLQYYSEQYANETVYEELCSWRRGKASSERKAPYILASNRLLRMISAFLPHTAEELLQIPGVGEGKASQYGADWLSITSGVQREHQYPLGWVSDSVDEESFVSWLYKQKELKYKKQLERLRLRRVLLQGIEEGQGMEQLKGLSGVSRREVLEAVEELEKDGYSVEKLIALELNEVTSQEQNNIWTAYELIGDTFLKPVLYKAYGEDFSPAEGLDMYYERLRLIRIRFRREQPAGLGLATNL, encoded by the coding sequence ATGCAGATCGTATTTATGAACCGTTTGTCCAGAATGTCAGGCGTGGACCAGGAGGTATTTGCCCAGCTGTGGATTGGAGAGGAGGAGGGGGTATGGCGTCTGGGCTGGCGCGACTTCTCAGGGGAACAGGAAATGGGTGACAGCCTATGGTATGAAGGCGGTTCATGGAATGAAATGCTGTGTGTGTACCGGCATGAGCTTGCAATGAAGATGGGTGACGGTTACCGCCCCCTGATTGATGGTGTATTTCATGAAGATGAGCATCTTAACAGCCGCGGTCAGGAGCAGCTTAAGCTGCAGTATTACAGTGAGCAGTACGCAAATGAAACGGTCTATGAGGAGCTATGCTCGTGGCGCAGAGGCAAGGCCTCCAGTGAACGCAAGGCACCCTATATCCTGGCTAGCAACCGTCTGCTGCGGATGATCAGTGCATTTCTGCCCCATACGGCAGAAGAGCTGCTGCAGATTCCCGGGGTAGGTGAAGGTAAAGCCTCGCAATATGGCGCCGACTGGCTCAGTATTACCTCCGGTGTGCAGCGTGAGCATCAATATCCGCTGGGCTGGGTAAGTGATTCGGTGGACGAAGAGAGCTTTGTTTCCTGGCTGTACAAACAGAAGGAGCTGAAATACAAGAAGCAGCTGGAGCGGCTGAGATTGCGGCGTGTGCTGCTTCAGGGGATTGAAGAAGGGCAGGGAATGGAGCAGCTCAAGGGGCTCAGCGGGGTCTCCCGCCGTGAAGTTCTTGAAGCTGTAGAGGAACTGGAGAAGGACGGTTATTCTGTTGAGAAGCTCATTGCTCTTGAACTCAATGAAGTCACTTCCCAGGAACAGAACAATATATGGACAGCTTATGAGCTGATTGGTGATACCTTCCTGAAGCCCGTCCTCTATAAGGCCTATGGCGAGGATTTCTCGCCCGCAGAAGGCCTCGATATGTACTATGAGCGCCTGCGGCTGATCCGTATCCGCTTCCGCCGGGAGCAACCGGCCGGGTTGGGGCTGGCGACGAACCTGTAG
- a CDS encoding 1-phosphofructokinase family hexose kinase yields the protein MIVTLTVNPSVDASTGISKVVPDHKLRCREASYKPGGGGVNVSRAIHRLGGDSLALYASGGLHGQLLHHMLEQEGVKHQEIPISGQTRENLIVVEESTGQQFRFDMPGPRFIEGDWKQCLEQLMALPDKPTYLVASGSLPPGCPADFYSRVIEIVKPWNARVIVDTSGEPLQLAADAGVYLLKPNARELEELSGRTITGDEEVKAAALQLIEEGRTEVVVVSLGGDGALLITGDGCEHLRAPEVPVLSVVGAGDSLVAGLVYSLERGWPLRRAVQFGVASGAAAVMNPERLFNSMDKDTSGQQ from the coding sequence ATGATAGTTACGTTGACGGTTAATCCTAGCGTGGATGCCAGTACGGGTATAAGTAAGGTTGTTCCCGATCATAAGCTGCGCTGCCGTGAAGCCTCGTACAAACCGGGGGGCGGCGGTGTGAATGTGTCACGGGCGATTCATAGGTTGGGCGGGGATTCCCTTGCACTGTATGCCTCAGGCGGACTTCATGGTCAGCTGCTGCACCATATGCTGGAACAGGAGGGCGTGAAGCATCAGGAGATTCCGATCAGCGGGCAGACCCGGGAGAATCTGATTGTCGTGGAGGAATCCACAGGACAGCAGTTCCGGTTCGACATGCCGGGCCCGAGGTTCATCGAAGGCGATTGGAAGCAATGCCTCGAACAATTAATGGCGCTGCCGGACAAACCAACTTATCTTGTAGCCAGCGGCAGTTTACCTCCAGGCTGTCCGGCTGATTTCTATAGCCGTGTCATTGAAATTGTGAAGCCATGGAATGCCAGGGTGATTGTCGACACTTCCGGTGAACCGCTGCAGCTGGCTGCTGATGCCGGAGTTTATCTGCTGAAGCCTAATGCACGGGAGCTTGAAGAGTTATCGGGCCGTACTATAACCGGTGATGAGGAAGTGAAGGCAGCCGCGCTGCAGCTGATCGAAGAAGGGCGGACCGAGGTGGTTGTGGTTTCGCTTGGCGGGGACGGGGCGCTGCTGATTACGGGAGACGGTTGCGAGCACCTGCGGGCACCTGAGGTTCCCGTACTCAGCGTAGTTGGTGCCGGTGACAGTCTGGTAGCCGGACTCGTATATAGTCTGGAACGGGGCTGGCCGCTGCGCAGAGCTGTTCAATTCGGCGTTGCCTCCGGTGCGGCGGCGGTCATGAACCCGGAGCGGTTGTTCAACAGCATGGATAAGGATACTTCTGGACAACAGTAA
- the corA gene encoding magnesium/cobalt transporter CorA has translation MKIRLVNAGVFTTIDNIEDTLTAPAEGFYWIDADAEDLVELQPLYNLHDLAVEDCLSEEDQRPKLEIYESHYFIVVNSIRFDDEEIFLRALNVFLGRHFIITVTKQKIHELRVLKPVLWEQEVSEPDRFLYLLIDLVVDNFFSVGDRIEARIEKLEEDILMHTKKSHLSEIIGLRSEILWLKKMLGPQKEVINTLNKKDLRLIDDQLQKYFSDIYENAVKISETFETYRDLMGNLREAYQSSIANRANEIMRVFTAITTIFMPLTVITGIYGMNFDNIPETHSQYGYYGVIAVMVTLGCGMLVIFRKKDWL, from the coding sequence ATGAAAATCCGGCTGGTAAACGCAGGGGTTTTTACGACTATTGACAATATTGAGGATACACTTACCGCACCCGCTGAGGGTTTCTATTGGATTGATGCGGATGCTGAGGACCTTGTAGAGCTTCAGCCATTGTACAATCTGCATGATCTGGCTGTGGAGGACTGCCTCAGTGAAGAGGATCAGCGCCCGAAGCTGGAGATTTATGAGAGCCATTATTTTATCGTAGTAAACAGTATCCGGTTTGATGACGAGGAAATCTTCCTCCGCGCGCTCAACGTGTTCCTGGGCAGACATTTCATCATCACCGTTACCAAGCAGAAGATCCATGAGCTGCGCGTCCTGAAGCCTGTACTCTGGGAGCAGGAGGTCAGTGAGCCTGACCGCTTCCTGTACCTGCTAATCGACCTTGTGGTTGACAACTTCTTCTCCGTCGGTGACCGGATTGAAGCGCGGATTGAGAAGCTGGAAGAAGACATCCTCATGCACACCAAGAAATCGCATCTTAGCGAGATCATCGGTCTGCGCAGTGAAATTCTCTGGCTGAAGAAGATGCTAGGCCCGCAGAAGGAAGTTATCAACACGCTGAACAAAAAAGACCTCCGCCTGATCGACGATCAGCTGCAGAAGTATTTCAGTGATATTTATGAAAATGCGGTTAAGATCTCTGAAACATTCGAAACGTACCGCGATCTCATGGGCAACTTACGCGAAGCATATCAGTCCAGTATCGCTAACCGCGCCAATGAAATCATGAGAGTATTTACGGCAATTACTACGATATTCATGCCGCTGACCGTTATTACCGGTATCTACGGTATGAACTTTGACAATATTCCCGAGACTCACTCCCAGTACGGCTATTATGGAGTTATCGCCGTCATGGTGACGCTCGGCTGCGGAATGCTGGTGATATTCCGCAAGAAGGATTGGCTATGA
- the metA gene encoding homoserine O-acetyltransferase MetA produces MPIKIPDSLPAKEVLSGENIFVMDESHAFHQDIRPLRIAILNLMPTKETTETQLLRLIGNSPLQVDVVLLHPSSHTSKNTSAEHLKSFYKTFDEISDRRFDGLIITGAPVEQMEFEDVNYWEELKVIFEWSKQNVTSTMHICWAAQAGLYHHFGVRKVSLPDKCFGVFPHTLSHNNVKLLRGFDEVFHVPHSRHTDVSREDIENNPDLQILAESEEAGVYLVSTHDGKQIFVTGHSEYDPFSLKWEYDRDIAKGMDIEIPKHYYPKDDPTRTPPAVWRAHANLLFANWLNYYVYQETPYDIGAFI; encoded by the coding sequence ATGCCTATTAAAATTCCCGACAGTCTTCCGGCCAAAGAAGTATTATCCGGTGAGAATATTTTTGTAATGGATGAAAGCCATGCCTTTCATCAGGATATCCGTCCTTTGCGGATCGCCATCCTGAATCTGATGCCGACCAAAGAAACCACGGAAACGCAGCTGCTGCGCCTTATCGGGAACTCACCGCTTCAGGTGGATGTTGTTCTGCTGCATCCCAGCTCCCATACCTCGAAGAATACTTCGGCAGAGCACTTAAAGAGCTTTTACAAAACCTTTGATGAAATCAGTGACCGCCGCTTTGACGGCTTGATCATCACCGGTGCTCCGGTGGAACAAATGGAGTTCGAGGATGTCAACTACTGGGAAGAGCTGAAAGTGATTTTTGAATGGAGCAAGCAGAACGTAACCTCGACGATGCATATCTGTTGGGCCGCGCAGGCAGGACTGTACCACCACTTCGGTGTGCGTAAGGTGAGTCTGCCGGATAAATGCTTTGGAGTGTTTCCGCATACGCTGAGCCATAATAATGTGAAACTGCTGCGGGGCTTCGACGAAGTATTCCATGTGCCGCATTCCCGTCACACCGACGTCTCCCGTGAAGATATAGAGAATAATCCGGATCTGCAGATTCTGGCGGAATCAGAGGAGGCCGGTGTGTACCTGGTTTCTACGCATGACGGCAAGCAGATTTTTGTGACCGGACATTCAGAATATGATCCGTTCTCCCTGAAATGGGAGTATGACCGCGATATCGCCAAAGGCATGGATATTGAGATTCCAAAGCACTATTATCCAAAAGATGATCCCACCCGTACACCGCCGGCCGTCTGGCGTGCCCATGCCAACTTATTATTCGCTAACTGGCTCAATTACTATGTATACCAGGAGACACCCTACGATATCGGAGCGTTTATTTAA
- a CDS encoding aminotransferase class I/II-fold pyridoxal phosphate-dependent enzyme has product MDEKLKIESKLAQIGSMEDPATGAINYPVYNATAFRHPRLGQSTGFDYIRTKNPTRSVLEDAAAVLESGDAGFACASGMAALTTVFALFGQGDHLVVSLDLYGGTYRLLERILSKYGISASYVDTNDLDALEAARQPGTKGVFIETPTNPLMMITDIEAVCTWARHHGLLTIVDNTLLTPFFQRPIELGADIIVHSATKYLGGHNDVLAGLIVTKGAELSAEMAVLHNSMGAVLAPNDSYQLMKGMKTLALRMERHESNALAIARYLLEHPAIAEVFHPGLPDHPGYEIQKRQSSGNTGIFSFKVKDARYVEPLLRHIRLIAFAESLGGVESLMTYPAVQTHADIPAEIRDAVGVDDRLLRFSVGIEHVDDLIADLTQALEAARAELE; this is encoded by the coding sequence ATGGACGAGAAACTGAAAATTGAGAGCAAACTGGCACAGATTGGTTCGATGGAGGACCCCGCGACAGGGGCGATTAATTATCCTGTGTACAACGCGACGGCATTCCGTCACCCGAGACTCGGACAGAGCACGGGCTTTGATTACATCCGCACCAAAAATCCTACCCGCTCTGTGCTCGAAGATGCGGCAGCGGTACTGGAATCCGGCGATGCCGGCTTCGCCTGCGCCTCGGGTATGGCTGCATTGACTACTGTGTTTGCCTTGTTTGGGCAAGGGGATCATCTCGTTGTCTCGCTCGACCTGTACGGCGGAACCTATCGTCTGCTGGAACGGATTCTGTCCAAATACGGCATCAGCGCCTCCTATGTGGATACGAATGATCTGGATGCTCTGGAGGCTGCGCGACAGCCGGGCACCAAGGGTGTATTCATTGAGACACCAACCAATCCGCTGATGATGATTACGGATATCGAAGCGGTATGTACATGGGCCCGCCACCACGGGTTGCTCACGATTGTCGACAATACGCTGCTGACCCCGTTCTTCCAGCGCCCGATTGAGCTTGGAGCAGATATCATCGTTCACAGCGCGACCAAGTATCTGGGCGGACACAACGATGTACTGGCTGGACTTATAGTAACGAAAGGTGCTGAATTGTCTGCTGAAATGGCTGTTCTGCATAACTCAATGGGAGCCGTTCTTGCCCCGAACGACAGCTATCAGCTGATGAAGGGAATGAAGACACTCGCCCTACGCATGGAGCGGCATGAGAGCAATGCACTGGCTATCGCCCGTTATCTGCTGGAGCATCCGGCCATTGCTGAGGTCTTCCATCCGGGGCTTCCGGATCATCCGGGGTATGAAATCCAGAAGCGCCAGTCTTCGGGCAATACCGGAATTTTCTCCTTCAAGGTGAAGGATGCGAGATACGTGGAGCCGCTGCTCCGCCATATCCGCCTGATCGCCTTCGCTGAGAGTCTTGGCGGTGTGGAATCGCTTATGACTTATCCGGCTGTACAGACTCACGCCGATATTCCGGCGGAAATCCGCGATGCGGTGGGTGTAGATGACCGGCTGCTGCGTTTCTCGGTCGGCATCGAGCATGTGGATGATCTGATTGCGGATCTGACCCAGGCACTAGAGGCCGCGCGCGCCGAGCTTGAGTAG
- the mqnC gene encoding cyclic dehypoxanthinyl futalosine synthase — protein sequence MSAIDLILDKTLKGERLQLEDTITLFESNEIEKMGAAADIIMKRWHPDPLTTFVIGRNINYTNVCDVYCRFCAFYRRPGSEEGYVLPDETIYEKIAETISVNGTEILMQGGTNPNLPFSYYTDILRGIKQRFPEITMHSFSPAEIMKMVEVSGLPLEQVMREIRAAGLDSLPGGGAEILDDRTRRKISRLKGSWREWMDVMQTAHRIGMNTSATMVIGLGESMEERALHLLRVREAQDECIANKYDSEGFLAFISWTFQPDNTNLKLDRQTPEEYLKNVAISRLVLDNIKNFQSSWVTMGAEVGKLSLQYGCNDFGSTMIEENVVSSAGATYKVNIESITRIIREAGKIPAQRNTRYDILRVFDDANAKIDNDFVMQN from the coding sequence ATGAGTGCAATTGATCTTATTCTGGATAAGACACTTAAAGGTGAACGTCTTCAATTAGAAGACACAATCACTTTGTTCGAAAGCAATGAAATTGAGAAAATGGGCGCTGCTGCAGATATTATTATGAAGCGCTGGCACCCGGACCCGCTGACCACATTCGTGATCGGCCGCAATATTAACTACACCAATGTATGTGATGTCTATTGCCGCTTCTGCGCCTTCTACCGGAGACCGGGTTCGGAGGAAGGGTATGTGCTTCCGGATGAAACCATCTATGAGAAGATCGCCGAGACGATCAGCGTGAACGGAACCGAGATTCTGATGCAGGGCGGTACGAACCCGAATTTGCCGTTCAGCTATTACACTGATATCCTGCGCGGCATTAAGCAGCGGTTCCCGGAGATTACGATGCATTCGTTCTCACCGGCAGAAATAATGAAGATGGTCGAAGTATCAGGTCTGCCGCTGGAGCAGGTCATGCGTGAGATCCGTGCCGCAGGCCTGGATTCGCTTCCCGGCGGGGGTGCTGAGATTCTCGACGACCGGACACGACGCAAGATCAGCCGGCTCAAAGGCTCCTGGCGCGAGTGGATGGATGTCATGCAGACCGCACACCGCATTGGAATGAACACCTCAGCCACTATGGTTATTGGCCTAGGCGAGAGCATGGAGGAGCGGGCGCTGCATCTGCTGCGTGTCCGTGAAGCTCAGGATGAGTGTATTGCCAATAAATATGACTCCGAAGGATTCCTGGCCTTCATCTCCTGGACCTTCCAGCCGGATAATACGAACCTGAAGCTGGACCGTCAGACTCCGGAAGAGTACCTCAAGAACGTGGCGATCAGCCGTCTGGTGCTGGATAATATTAAGAACTTCCAGTCCTCCTGGGTAACGATGGGGGCTGAGGTCGGCAAGCTCTCCCTGCAATACGGCTGCAATGACTTCGGCAGCACGATGATTGAGGAGAACGTAGTTTCCTCCGCAGGCGCGACCTACAAGGTCAACATCGAGTCGATTACCCGGATCATCCGCGAAGCAGGCAAGATTCCGGCACAGCGCAACACGCGCTACGATATCCTGCGGGTGTTCGATGATGCGAACGCGAAGATTGACAATGATTTTGTAATGCAGAATTAG